A single Ruficoccus amylovorans DNA region contains:
- a CDS encoding YibE/F family protein, whose protein sequence is MPTPLHKKLLSRDALFCAFFAVLCLVLCFVDLNHFRDDEAQSNLRHHRARVLEADDSGMRVNLMLRSGAQRLQVELLNGPNKGEIITADNMLTGQLALDEYFQPGDDLLLQYTLGPDGKARAGVARGHYRVRGELLMCALFVALLLAVAGSTGAKALLSFAFSALMIWKVMIPLFLDGKNPVLIGMAVVLVLTACICFLVGGLSRRGLASFLGAVLGLAVTCVLALFFTDAFRISGAVRPFSETLLYSGFYDLKLTPIFIASIVIGCSGAMMDLSMDIASAMHEIKDKSPALGLWEHIKSGLSVGRAVTGTMTTTLLLAYSSSYITMLMLFASQGMPLARIANINYVAAEFLNIMVGSFGLVTVAPFTALVSGLIWRNGPASNPNTTPPATGQQPA, encoded by the coding sequence ATGCCCACGCCGCTCCATAAAAAACTGCTCAGCCGCGACGCGCTCTTCTGCGCCTTTTTCGCCGTGCTGTGCCTCGTGCTGTGTTTCGTCGATCTGAACCACTTCCGCGACGACGAGGCGCAAAGTAACCTGCGTCACCACCGCGCACGTGTCCTCGAGGCCGACGATTCCGGCATGCGCGTCAACCTCATGCTGCGCTCCGGAGCGCAGCGGCTCCAGGTCGAGCTTTTGAACGGCCCGAACAAGGGCGAGATCATCACCGCCGACAACATGCTCACCGGGCAGCTCGCGCTCGACGAGTACTTCCAGCCCGGCGACGACCTGCTTCTGCAATACACACTCGGCCCTGATGGCAAGGCTCGCGCCGGAGTCGCCCGCGGCCACTACCGCGTGCGCGGCGAACTGCTGATGTGCGCGCTCTTTGTCGCGTTGCTGCTGGCCGTGGCCGGGAGCACCGGGGCCAAGGCGCTGCTCTCGTTCGCCTTCTCCGCGCTCATGATCTGGAAGGTGATGATCCCGCTCTTTCTCGACGGCAAGAACCCGGTCCTCATCGGCATGGCCGTCGTCCTCGTCCTGACTGCGTGCATCTGCTTCCTCGTCGGCGGGCTCAGCCGCCGGGGCTTGGCCTCCTTTCTGGGGGCCGTGCTCGGGCTGGCCGTGACTTGTGTACTGGCGCTGTTTTTCACCGACGCCTTTCGTATCAGCGGCGCGGTTCGCCCGTTCAGCGAGACGCTTCTCTACTCGGGTTTTTACGACCTGAAGCTGACTCCGATCTTCATCGCCTCCATCGTCATCGGCTGCTCCGGGGCGATGATGGACCTGTCGATGGACATCGCCAGCGCGATGCACGAGATCAAGGACAAGAGCCCTGCGCTGGGCCTGTGGGAGCACATCAAGTCCGGCCTCTCCGTCGGACGGGCCGTCACCGGCACGATGACAACGACCCTCCTGCTCGCCTACTCCAGCAGTTACATCACCATGCTGATGCTTTTCGCCTCGCAGGGGATGCCCCTGGCCCGCATCGCCAACATCAACTACGTCGCGGCGGAGTTTCTCAACATCATGGTCGGCAGTTTCGGCCTCGTGACTGTCGCTCCGTTCACCGCGCTAGTCAGCGGTCTTATCTGGCGAAACGGCCCCGCTTCTAACCCCAACACCACTCCTCCCGCCACCGGCCAGCAGCCCGCCTGA